Part of the Streptomyces showdoensis genome, CCCCGAGCGGGTGACGAGCTCGGCGACGAAGGCCCGGCCCTCGGGGTCGGTGTGCAGCAGCGCGGCGAGGGTGCGGGCGCGTTCGCCCGGCGGCAGGCGCAGGGGTTCGCGCCAGATCGCGCCCAGGAGCTCCTTGTACTGGTACGGCACTTCCGGGAGCCGGTCGTACAACGGGTGCTCGACGGTGACGGAGGCGACCTCGCCGAGCAGGATCACCCCGCACTCGTCGCGCAGGAAGGGGTCGGCGTCCCGCAGGCCGTGGACCCAGGAGGTGACGGCCGGGGCGGCGAGGGTGCGCTCGGTGGGCAGGCCGCGCCAGACGAGGGTGTTGAGGACGGACAGCGGCAGCTTGACCGTGTGGCGGTCGGGGCGGCTGGTGTTGAGGAAGGTGCGGATCGACTGCTGCGGCAGGCGCAGGTCGCCGTCGGCGGTGAGCGGCACCAGGGCCCCGGAGGCGATGGCGGGGGCGTACAGCGGGAGCAGGACCTCGTCCCACTGCCAGGGGTGGACCGGCAGGAGGAGGTAGCCGTCCGGGTCGAGGCCGCGGGCCCGCAGCGTGGCGTGGAAGGACGCCCGGACCTCGGGGTCGAGCTCGCGGGCGTAGAGCAGGTCGGGGGTGTCGAGGCCGGGGACCCCGCGGTAGGCGGCGATCCGGCTGCTGACCGCGATCCACGGCAGGTGGGCGGCGCGGCGGGCCTCGGGGGCCCAGCGGGCGGCGTCGGTGGCGGAGAAGCCGATGCGGCCCTTGTTGAGGACGAGCCAGGGGTGGCCGGTCTGGTGGCCTTCGAGTTCCGCGTAGCCGAGGTCGGCGAGCCGGGCGGCGGGCAGCGCGGTGTGGTCGAGCCGGGTGTCGGCGGCGAGGGTGGTGGTGAGCTCGCGGATGAGGTGGCCGAGGGTGGCGCCGTCGAGGTCGAGGAGGCGCCGGGCCCGCACCAGGAAGTCCAGCGGGTCGGTGGCCGGGCTGCCGTCGACGGTGATCGAGTCGGGCTCCACCCGCCAGCTGCCGTAGGCGCCGCGACGGGCGGTGAAGGCGAGCGTGCCGCCGTCGTCGAGGGTGAGGGTGTACGGGCCGGGCCGGCCGTCGTCCGTGCCGGGCCCGGCCGGCCGGGGTTCGACGATCTCCTCGTACGAGAACTCGGCGAGGGCCTTGGCGAGCAGGCGGGTGGAGGCCCGGGCCCAGGCGGCGGGGTTCAGTTCGGGTGGCACGCAGAGGGCCGGTGGTGCGGGTGGTGCGGAGTCGTGGGGTGCAGGGGACGTCGACACGAGGACTCCTCCGGGTGGGAACCGCTGTGGGGCGAGCGGTGGTTGCGAGTCGGTGGGCGCGATTCGGTGGTGCGAGTCGGTGGTGCGAGTCGGCGGCTGCTCACAGGACGTGGCGCAGGGCCCGGTCGCGGACCATGAGCGCGGCACGCTTGTCGGGGAGCTCGACCTCCGCGGACAGACGGAAGCCGGCGCCCAGGAAGGCCGCCACGGAGGGGGTGTTGCGCAGGTCGGGCTCGGCCAGGACCCGGGTGCACCGGGGCCGGTGGTCGAGGACCAGGTCGGCGACGGCGCGCAGCAGAGTGGTGCCGACTCCGCGGCCGCGGTCGGCGACGCCTCCGACGAGCAGGTGGATCCCGGTGTCGTGCGGGCGCGCCGGGTAGTACCGGGCGAGCGGGTCGAGGTCGGCCCGGTAGATCTCGAAGTAGCTCATCGGGGTGCCGTCGAGGACGCCGAGGCAGGGCACGCTCCGTCCGTCGCCGTCGAGTTGGGCGCCGATGTGGTCGGCGGTCACGCTCGCGGGTCCCGCGAGCTCCCAGAAGGCGGCGACGGCGGGGGTCGTTCATCCAGCGGGCGACGAGCGGCAGGTCGCGGTCGAGCCGTACGGGGACGAGGCGGAAGCGGCCGACGGGGGTGTCGGCCGGCTGCCAGTCGGCGACGGCGTCGAGGAGGTCGCCGCCGTCGGCGGGCCCGCTCGGCAGGTCGGCGCCGAGGAGCGCGACGAGCTCCTCGGGCAGGTGCAGGTCCAGGGTGTCGTCGGCGCCCGGCTGGCTGCCGGTGCCGGGTACGGGGCCTGCGGCCTCGGTGCCGGGGTGCGCATCGGTGGGAGGCACGGGGCGCTCTCCTCTCGGCGGGTCGGTGTCGGTGGGTCGGGCGGGCGGGTCGACGGGGCCGGGGCCACCGCCGCGGAGGGGTCAGGCGCGGAGGGGGTTGGTGAGGGTGACGTACACGGACTGGGTGTCGACGGGGCCGACCAGCTCGTCGAGGCCGTGGAGCCGGGTGAGGAGGTTGGCCTTGCAGCGCAGGGTCGCGGCCTCCAGGAGACGGTGCGGCAGCGGGGAGCCCAGGCTGGTCGCGGTGGCGAGGAACCGGCGCAGGGCGGCGAGCAGGACGCGCTCGTCGGCGAGCCGCTGCGCGCCGAAGGCGCCGATCAGCCCGAGGACGTTGTTGATGCCGAGGTAGTAGGCGAAGCGCTCGTCGGTGACCTGGTCGGAGACGAAGGTGTCGCTGGCCTCGCCGATGCCGGGGAGGCGGCTCTCGAGTTCGTCGCGGCGGGACTCGCGGAAGTAGTAGCCCTGGTTGTCGCGGTAGCGGCCGCCGACGGGCCAGCCCTCGGGGTCGAGCAGGACCAGGGTGTTCTGCTGGTGGGCCTCCAGGGCGACGCCTGCCCGGCCGTCGAGCCAGAGCACGGGGCGGACCACGAGGTCGAGGTAGCGCAGGAACCACTCGGCGGCGACGGCCGTGGTGGGGCGGCCGGTGCGGGCGGCGAGCCGGGCCGTGATCTCGGCCAGGCGCGAGCTCATGCGGGCGGAGCCGGGCCGGGGCCGTGGTGAGGTGAGGGCGGCGAGGCAGACGGCGTCGTCGCCGGCGGCGAAGGGGTTGTGCCGGATCATCACGTCGAGGCCGGGGACGGCTTCGCCTTCGGGGGTGTCGACCGCGAGCCAGGCCGGGTCGCGGACGATGTCGAAGCCCGGGTGGGCGGACTGCCACTGGTCGACGAGGCCGGTGCGGAGCAGCCGGTGCACCTCGACGCCGCGGTGGAGTTCCTTGCGCAGGTTCTCGCGGCGGGAGTTGGTGATCCGCACGCCGAGGGAGAGCTTCAGCATGGCGCGGGCACCGGGGCGGTGCACCGTGCGGACGGAGGAGGTCGGGTGCCAGCGGCCGCCGTGCGGGCCGAGGTCGTGGAGGAGGCCCGCGTCGAGGAGGGCGGCGACGGCGGGGCGGTGGCGGAGCTCGCGGGCCTGCCAGGGGTGGAGCGGCAGGGCGGCGGTGCCGGCGGGGAGGTCGAGGCCCTCGGCGAGGGCGGCGGTGAGCTGGGCGGCGGCGACGGGACGGCCCTGCTCGGTCCAGGCGGAGTCGGCGGCGAGGACCCTGTGGTCGACGGCCATCCAGTGGAGCGGGAACGAGCCGTGCGACTCGGGCGAGTAGAGCCGGGCCTCGGCCTCGGAGAGCCCCTCGCGGCTCTTGGGGGTGGGGTGGAGCGGGTGGCCGAGCAGCAGGGACTGTTCGGCGGTGAGGAAGAGGTCGGCCTCGGGGCCCGGCAGCGGGTCGCGGCGCCGTTCGGCGATGAACTCGGCGGTGCGGCGGGCGGAGTCGGCGACGCGGCCGACGAGTTCGGTGCCCTCGGGGCGCCCGCTCTCGCGGCTGAGCAGGGCGGCGACGGTGACCGCGTCGACGGTCGGCGCGGTGGCCGGGAGGCCTTCGAGGGCGGGGGCGCCGAAGCGGTGCCAGCCGGTGGGCGACCAGTAGCGGACGGGGACGAGCAGGGCGGTCCCGGAGGCGTCGAGGGGGATGCGCAGGGTGGCGGCGCCGGGCGCCGCCAGGTCCTTCTCCCGTACCCAGCAGCGCAGCAGGTTCTCGACGGCGGCCTGGTCGGCGGCCCGGCGGGGGTCGGGGTCGTCCAGCGGATCCGGGTCGTCCAGCGGATCCGGGTCGGCCACGGGCTCGGCGGACCCGGCGGACGCGGGGGACCCCGGGGATCCGGGGCTCCAGACAGACCCGACAGACCCGGCGGACACAGCGGACTGGACAAACCCGGTAGATCCGACAGACCCGGCGGCCGCACCGGCCACCGACGCCACCTCATGCACGGAAGCCACGGCGGGAACGGTGGCGAACGACGTCGTCCGCACGGGGGACGCCGCCGGTGCGGAAGCCACGCACGGCCCGGCGGACGCGGAGGGCACGCCCGGGCCCGGGTACTGGTGCGGCACGGTGGGTTCGGCGGCGAGCGGGGCGTTCGCGGAGCCGGAGGGCTCGTGGGCGGGGGTGGGATTCACGGTGGCTTCCTTGGGAGGCGGGCCGGGGGATGCGGCCGGGTGGGTCGGTCCGGGCGGGTCCGGTCCGGGAGCGGGGGGCGGCCCGGATTCAGCGGGCCGGCCCGGACGGGCGGGCCCGGTGAACCCGCTCGGCGGCGGCGAGGGCGTCGGCGAAGCGGTCGAGGACGGCGGCCGCCTGCTCGTCGGTGAGGGTGAGCGGGGGCAGCAGCCGGACGACCGCGTTGTGGCGGCCGCCGAGTTCGACGATGAGGCCGCGGTCGAGGCACTGGCGCTGGACGGTGGTCGCGAGGGCCGGGTCCGGCGGCGGGGCGAGGTCGTCGGGGCCCTGGGCCTCGGGGTCGACCAGTTCGACGCCGATCATCAGGCCGCGGCCGCGGACGTCGCCGATGCAGGGGTGGGCGGCGGCGAGGCCCTGGAGCCGGCCGAGCATGCGGGTGCCGAGGGTGCCAGCCCGGGCGGCGAGCCCGTTCTCCCGTACGTAGGCGAGGGTGGCGGCGCCGGCCGCCATGGCGAGCTGGTTGCCGCGGAAGGTGCCGGCGTGGGCGCCGGGTTCCCAGGCGTCGAGCTCGGAGCGGTAGACGACGACGGCGAGCGGGAGGGAGCCGCCGATGGCCTTGGAGAGGACCATCACGTCGGGGACGACGCCGCTGTGCTCGACGGCCCAGAAGGTGCCGGTGCGGCCGACGCCCGTCTGGACCTCGTCCGCGATCAGCGGGATGGAGCGGGCGGCGGTGATCTCCCGCATGCGGCGCAGCCAGCCGTCGGGGGCGGGGATGACGCCGCCCTCGCCCTGGACGGGTTCGAGGATCATGCCGGCGGGGGCGGGGACGCCGCTCTTGGGGTCGTCGAGCGCGGTCTCGGTCCAGCGGGCGGCCAGTTCGGCCCCGCGCTCGCCGCCGATGCCGAAGGGGCAGCGGTAGTCCTGCGGGTAGGGCAGCCGGGCGACGCGGACGTCGGTGGCGCCGCCGGACACGTCGAGGGCACCGGCCGTCATGCCGTGGTAGGCGCCGCTGAAGGCGACCACGCCGGTCCGGCCGGTGGCGGTGCGGACGAGTTTGAGGGCCGCCTCGACGGCGTCCGTCCCGGCCGGCCCGCAGAACTGGATGCGGGCGTCGTCGGCGAGTCCGGCCGGGAGCGTGGCGAACAGCTCGGTGGTGAAGGCGTCCTTGACGGGCGTGGCCAGGTCCAGGACGTGCAGCGGCGCACCCGAGTCGAGGACCTTGCGGATGGCTTCGAGGACGACGGGGTGGTTGTGGCCGAGGGCCAGCGTCCCGGCGCCGGAGAGGCAGTCCAGGTAGCGGCGGCCGTCGGCGCCCTCGATGGTGAGCCCCCGGGCGCGCACCGGGACGATGGGCAGGGAGCGCGCGTAGGTGCGGGCGGCGGACTCCCGCTGCGCCTGCCGGCGCAGGATGCCCTCGTGGACGGCGGCCTCACCGGTCGCGCGCGTCCCGCCCCGGGGGGCGTCGCGGTGGTCGTGACGCGCCTCGCCCCCGCTCGCGTCCGGGTGGTCGTCCCGGTGGTCGTCGCAGGTCCGCTGGTCCGGCGTCACGGCCGGAGCTGGTTCGGTCACGGCCACGGCTCGCAGTCCTCCCGCGGTAACAGTTGCGTTGCACATCGGTACGGTGCAGGGCCACCCGAAGAGGTGTCCCGGACACCGCCGTCGTGTCCCCCGTCCGTACCAACGACGGGGCCTGCCGGGGATCACGGCCGGAGGCCAAGATCTTGGCGTGTCCCGGATCACGGACCGGCAAAGGCCGTTGGGGGCACGGAACCGCGGACCTGCGTCGTGCCGTCCCCTCCGGCACCGGCATAGTGGGGGCTTCACACGGGACGGCCGTCCGTGCCGCCCCGCTTCACCGATGCACACGCTGATACACAAGTTGACGTAGTCCCAGGGGGATCACGAGATGCGATCGATTCGTCCGATGCTGGCCGCAGCATCCGCCGTCGCGGCACTGACGCTGACGGCGACGGCCTGCGGTCCGACCGAGGACAACGCGGGGGGTGACAAGCCCAGCGCTACCGCGACCCCGGCCTCCGACGGCAAGATCACGATTCCGGACGACCTGAAGCAGCGCCTGAAGGACCACGGGATCGA contains:
- a CDS encoding IucA/IucC family protein — translated: MSTSPAPHDSAPPAPPALCVPPELNPAAWARASTRLLAKALAEFSYEEIVEPRPAGPGTDDGRPGPYTLTLDDGGTLAFTARRGAYGSWRVEPDSITVDGSPATDPLDFLVRARRLLDLDGATLGHLIRELTTTLAADTRLDHTALPAARLADLGYAELEGHQTGHPWLVLNKGRIGFSATDAARWAPEARRAAHLPWIAVSSRIAAYRGVPGLDTPDLLYARELDPEVRASFHATLRARGLDPDGYLLLPVHPWQWDEVLLPLYAPAIASGALVPLTADGDLRLPQQSIRTFLNTSRPDRHTVKLPLSVLNTLVWRGLPTERTLAAPAVTSWVHGLRDADPFLRDECGVILLGEVASVTVEHPLYDRLPEVPYQYKELLGAIWREPLRLPPGERARTLAALLHTDPEGRAFVAELVTRSGLAPRAWLQRLFAALMPPLLHFLYQYGTVFSPHGENAIVVFDDQDVPVRLAIKDFVDDVNISAHPLPEHATMPDDVRAVLLTEEPDFLTQFIHSGLFVGVFRYLAPLYEEQLGTPEEEFWTLLRAEILRHQARFPELKERFELFDLLVPRIERLCLNRNRLHLDGYRDRPERPHAAVHGTVPNPLA
- a CDS encoding IucA/IucC family protein, which produces MADPDPLDDPDPLDDPDPRRAADQAAVENLLRCWVREKDLAAPGAATLRIPLDASGTALLVPVRYWSPTGWHRFGAPALEGLPATAPTVDAVTVAALLSRESGRPEGTELVGRVADSARRTAEFIAERRRDPLPGPEADLFLTAEQSLLLGHPLHPTPKSREGLSEAEARLYSPESHGSFPLHWMAVDHRVLAADSAWTEQGRPVAAAQLTAALAEGLDLPAGTAALPLHPWQARELRHRPAVAALLDAGLLHDLGPHGGRWHPTSSVRTVHRPGARAMLKLSLGVRITNSRRENLRKELHRGVEVHRLLRTGLVDQWQSAHPGFDIVRDPAWLAVDTPEGEAVPGLDVMIRHNPFAAGDDAVCLAALTSPRPRPGSARMSSRLAEITARLAARTGRPTTAVAAEWFLRYLDLVVRPVLWLDGRAGVALEAHQQNTLVLLDPEGWPVGGRYRDNQGYYFRESRRDELESRLPGIGEASDTFVSDQVTDERFAYYLGINNVLGLIGAFGAQRLADERVLLAALRRFLATATSLGSPLPHRLLEAATLRCKANLLTRLHGLDELVGPVDTQSVYVTLTNPLRA
- a CDS encoding diaminobutyrate--2-oxoglutarate transaminase family protein, with amino-acid sequence MLRRQAQRESAARTYARSLPIVPVRARGLTIEGADGRRYLDCLSGAGTLALGHNHPVVLEAIRKVLDSGAPLHVLDLATPVKDAFTTELFATLPAGLADDARIQFCGPAGTDAVEAALKLVRTATGRTGVVAFSGAYHGMTAGALDVSGGATDVRVARLPYPQDYRCPFGIGGERGAELAARWTETALDDPKSGVPAPAGMILEPVQGEGGVIPAPDGWLRRMREITAARSIPLIADEVQTGVGRTGTFWAVEHSGVVPDVMVLSKAIGGSLPLAVVVYRSELDAWEPGAHAGTFRGNQLAMAAGAATLAYVRENGLAARAGTLGTRMLGRLQGLAAAHPCIGDVRGRGLMIGVELVDPEAQGPDDLAPPPDPALATTVQRQCLDRGLIVELGGRHNAVVRLLPPLTLTDEQAAAVLDRFADALAAAERVHRARPSGPAR